The Caulobacter sp. FWC26 genome contains a region encoding:
- the dapB gene encoding 4-hydroxy-tetrahydrodipicolinate reductase, whose amino-acid sequence MSQPVKIAIAGANGRMGRAVAQALDGRADAVVAARFERPGVEGEGLVAREAALAAAEAVIDFTLPEASVALAEEAAARGGPALVIGSTGFSDEQLARIDEAAKTIAIVRSGNYSLGVNMLMGLVRQAAAALPAEDWDVEVFEAHHKRKIDAPSGTALMLGEAAAQGRGVALSQVADRGRDGVTGPRKEGDIGFSVVRGGGIIGEHSVIFAGESESLTLSHSAIDRSLFARGAIAAAVWVRGKPPGLYDMQDVLGFKT is encoded by the coding sequence TTGTCCCAGCCCGTGAAGATCGCGATCGCCGGCGCCAACGGCCGCATGGGTCGCGCCGTCGCCCAGGCGCTGGACGGCCGGGCCGACGCCGTGGTCGCCGCCCGCTTCGAGCGTCCAGGCGTCGAAGGCGAAGGCTTGGTCGCGCGCGAGGCCGCCCTGGCCGCCGCCGAGGCGGTGATCGACTTCACCCTGCCCGAGGCCTCGGTCGCCCTGGCCGAGGAGGCCGCCGCCAGGGGCGGACCGGCCCTGGTGATCGGCTCGACCGGGTTTTCGGATGAGCAACTGGCCCGCATCGACGAAGCCGCAAAGACCATCGCCATCGTCCGCTCGGGCAACTATTCGCTGGGCGTCAACATGCTGATGGGCCTGGTGCGCCAGGCCGCCGCCGCCCTGCCGGCGGAGGACTGGGACGTCGAGGTCTTCGAGGCCCATCACAAGCGCAAGATCGACGCCCCCTCGGGCACGGCCCTGATGCTGGGCGAGGCCGCCGCGCAGGGACGCGGGGTGGCTCTTTCGCAGGTCGCCGACCGTGGCCGCGACGGCGTCACCGGCCCACGCAAGGAGGGCGACATCGGCTTCTCGGTGGTGCGCGGCGGCGGGATCATCGGGGAGCACAGCGTGATCTTCGCCGGCGAGAGCGAGAGCCTGACCCTGTCGCACTCGGCCATCGACCGGAGCCTGTTCGCGCGCGGCGCCATCGCCGCCGCCGTCTGGGTAAGGGGCAAGCCGCCGGGGCTCTACGACATGCAGGACGTGCTGGGCTTCAAGACCTAG
- a CDS encoding diacylglycerol kinase family protein, with amino-acid sequence MKRIDVIANIASGSVGPDAPELAERLLAEHGVAGVVHAPAPGELVGCLRAVIDSAPDAVLVLAGDGTARAAAEMAGPQGPLIAPLPGGTMNMLPHALYGERPWQAVMRDCLESGEARAISGGEVDGRLFFVAAILGSPALWATAREAARQGRLDLALARARRAFRRAFSGRLRYVLDGRPKGKTEALTFLCPLVSSALDSDEQALEAAALDPSGAIEVFRLGMNAAFGQWRDDPAVSVGRCRTGRIWANGRIPAILDGEPARLDAEASVRFRPDAFRALVPANR; translated from the coding sequence ATGAAGCGCATCGACGTGATCGCCAACATCGCCTCCGGCTCGGTAGGACCGGACGCTCCCGAACTCGCCGAGCGCCTGCTGGCCGAGCATGGCGTGGCGGGGGTGGTTCATGCTCCTGCGCCAGGAGAACTGGTCGGCTGTCTTCGGGCGGTCATCGACAGCGCGCCCGACGCGGTCCTCGTGCTGGCCGGGGACGGCACCGCGCGCGCAGCTGCGGAAATGGCCGGACCGCAGGGCCCCCTGATCGCACCGCTGCCTGGCGGCACCATGAACATGCTTCCCCACGCTCTCTACGGCGAACGGCCCTGGCAGGCGGTGATGCGCGATTGCCTGGAATCGGGCGAGGCGCGCGCGATCTCGGGCGGGGAGGTGGACGGGCGGCTGTTCTTCGTCGCCGCGATCCTGGGCAGTCCCGCGTTGTGGGCCACGGCGCGTGAAGCGGCGCGGCAGGGCCGGCTGGACCTGGCCCTGGCGCGCGCCCGCCGGGCCTTCCGACGCGCCTTTTCCGGCCGCCTGCGCTACGTGCTGGACGGCCGGCCCAAGGGCAAGACCGAGGCCCTGACCTTTCTGTGTCCGTTGGTCTCCAGCGCGCTCGACTCGGATGAGCAAGCGCTGGAAGCCGCGGCCCTCGACCCCAGCGGCGCGATCGAGGTCTTTCGCCTGGGGATGAACGCCGCCTTTGGCCAATGGCGCGACGACCCTGCGGTGTCGGTGGGCCGCTGCCGCACCGGTCGGATCTGGGCCAATGGACGCATCCCCGCGATCCTCGACGGCGAACCGGCCCGGCTGGACGCCGAAGCGTCCGTCCGTTTCCGACCCGACGCGTTTCGCGCGCTGGTCCCGGCGAACCGATGA
- a CDS encoding YMGG-like glycine zipper-containing protein: MKTTMIALMGVGVLAAACTSTGNVERNAAGGAALGAIAGAVIGNNVGSGSAGTGAAIGAAIGGTAGAVKGCREDGGCGATSVNRRQYYDERAGRYYYYDSRSGRYYWEDGAPRY; the protein is encoded by the coding sequence ATGAAAACGACCATGATCGCCCTGATGGGCGTCGGCGTGCTCGCCGCGGCGTGCACCTCGACCGGCAATGTCGAGCGCAACGCCGCCGGCGGCGCCGCGCTCGGCGCGATCGCAGGCGCGGTGATCGGCAACAATGTGGGCAGCGGCAGCGCCGGAACCGGCGCGGCGATCGGCGCCGCGATCGGCGGCACGGCGGGCGCGGTGAAGGGCTGTCGCGAGGATGGCGGCTGCGGCGCGACCAGCGTCAACCGTCGCCAGTACTATGACGAACGCGCCGGTCGATATTACTACTACGACTCGCGGAGCGGCCGTTACTATTGGGAAGACGGCGCGCCCCGCTACTAA
- a CDS encoding YdbL family protein → MIRKTMTVLALGVAMTAAGAGLAMAQSAAAKATVDAAKTAGTVGEQADGYLGIVSGGDAALRAAVAEINTGRAAAYKDIAAKTGVTAEAAGQATAKQLYARLAPGQYWKPLDGGWIKK, encoded by the coding sequence ATGATCCGCAAGACGATGACGGTTCTGGCCCTGGGTGTGGCGATGACCGCCGCCGGCGCGGGCCTGGCCATGGCCCAATCGGCCGCCGCCAAGGCGACTGTCGACGCCGCCAAGACCGCCGGTACGGTTGGCGAGCAGGCCGACGGCTATCTCGGCATCGTGTCGGGTGGCGACGCAGCCCTGCGCGCGGCCGTGGCCGAGATCAACACCGGCCGCGCCGCCGCCTACAAGGACATCGCCGCCAAGACCGGCGTGACCGCCGAGGCCGCCGGCCAGGCTACAGCCAAGCAGCTCTACGCCCGCCTGGCCCCGGGCCAGTACTGGAAGCCGCTCGACGGCGGCTGGATCAAGAAGTAA
- a CDS encoding superoxide dismutase — protein sequence MPYTLPDLPYAYDALEPTISANTLRFHHDKHHAAYVTALNGLLNGDDKGTLEAVIKGAGPGKVFNNAAQAWNHAFFWDGLSPAKTAPGAELAAAIDATFGGMDALKEKFVAEGIGHFGSGWVWLVSDASGALKIISTHDAESPVTQDLTALAVADVWEHAYYLDYQNLRKGFLEAVFDNLINWTLADSQYAAAKSGAQGWAYPAPT from the coding sequence ATGCCGTACACGCTTCCCGACCTGCCCTACGCCTATGACGCGCTGGAGCCGACCATCTCGGCCAATACGCTGCGCTTCCACCACGACAAGCACCACGCCGCCTATGTCACGGCCCTCAACGGCCTGCTGAACGGTGACGACAAGGGGACGCTGGAAGCGGTGATCAAGGGCGCCGGTCCCGGCAAGGTGTTCAACAACGCCGCCCAGGCCTGGAACCACGCCTTCTTCTGGGACGGCCTGTCGCCGGCGAAGACCGCGCCGGGCGCCGAGCTCGCCGCCGCTATCGACGCCACCTTCGGCGGCATGGACGCGCTGAAGGAGAAGTTTGTCGCCGAAGGGATCGGCCACTTCGGTTCGGGCTGGGTGTGGCTGGTCTCGGACGCCTCGGGCGCGTTGAAGATCATCTCCACGCACGACGCCGAGAGCCCGGTCACGCAAGACCTGACGGCCCTGGCCGTCGCCGACGTCTGGGAGCACGCCTACTATCTGGACTACCAGAACCTGCGGAAGGGCTTCCTGGAAGCCGTGTTCGACAACCTGATCAACTGGACCCTGGCCGACAGCCAGTACGCGGCCGCCAAGTCGGGGGCGCAGGGCTGGGCCTATCCGGCTCCGACCTGA
- a CDS encoding metallophosphoesterase: MKLIQLSDIHFGGENVEAVAAAGAWIRAAAPDLVVVAGDLTLDGKTSEFDAAAAWLSALPQPLIVTPGNHDTPFVGPGELWERFTQPWRRFCDRFGVEDGARWRGEGVTVTSLNTARAAQLRWNWSKGAVAGGQIRRVVRELEAAPVGDLRVVVCHHPLMEVLGGPMTARVRGGVDAANRFVRAGADIVLSGHIHLPFVSALPFGDGRTQAVGSGTLSQRERGAAPGFNVIEIEPGCVRVKAMAYAGGDFEAWRSWAVDRRA, translated from the coding sequence ATGAAGCTGATCCAGCTTTCGGATATCCATTTCGGCGGCGAGAATGTCGAGGCTGTCGCGGCGGCGGGAGCGTGGATTCGCGCGGCTGCGCCCGACCTCGTCGTGGTCGCGGGCGATCTTACGCTGGACGGAAAGACCTCGGAATTTGACGCTGCCGCGGCCTGGCTCAGCGCCTTGCCGCAGCCGCTGATCGTCACGCCCGGCAATCACGACACGCCGTTCGTCGGCCCCGGCGAGCTCTGGGAAAGGTTCACACAGCCCTGGCGACGTTTCTGCGACCGCTTCGGCGTCGAGGACGGGGCCCGATGGCGCGGCGAGGGCGTGACGGTGACCAGCCTGAACACCGCTCGCGCCGCCCAGCTGCGCTGGAACTGGTCGAAAGGCGCGGTGGCCGGGGGCCAGATCCGACGTGTGGTGCGCGAGCTAGAGGCCGCGCCGGTCGGTGACCTGCGGGTCGTCGTCTGTCACCATCCGCTGATGGAGGTTCTGGGCGGACCGATGACGGCGCGCGTGCGCGGCGGCGTCGATGCGGCCAACCGGTTCGTGCGGGCCGGCGCCGACATCGTGCTCTCGGGACACATCCACCTGCCCTTCGTGAGCGCGCTGCCGTTCGGCGACGGTCGGACCCAGGCGGTCGGATCGGGCACCCTGTCGCAACGCGAGCGGGGCGCTGCGCCGGGCTTCAACGTGATCGAGATCGAACCAGGCTGCGTGCGCGTCAAGGCCATGGCCTATGCGGGCGGCGACTTTGAGGCCTGGCGGAGCTGGGCGGTCGATCGCCGCGCCTGA
- a CDS encoding YnbE family lipoprotein, with protein MRKRALLMALIATGALGAAACTPTVRVKVDPINIYAKLDADVRVRLDKEVQSLIQQNPNLF; from the coding sequence ATGAGAAAGCGCGCCCTCTTGATGGCCCTTATCGCGACGGGAGCGCTCGGCGCGGCCGCGTGCACGCCAACCGTCCGCGTTAAGGTCGACCCGATCAATATTTACGCCAAGCTGGACGCCGACGTGCGCGTGCGGCTGGACAAGGAAGTCCAGTCGCTGATCCAGCAGAACCCCAACCTGTTTTAA
- a CDS encoding OmpA family protein — MKTIRTLILGGALLAAAGCAATDGPFRTLRKPVAAAPAVCADFQASLYFDRDSAALTREARMVLDNAKVQARDCTVRSVRVVGLADAVGAPADNLALSRRRAEAVSRALARVGFAKVDVDMAAVGDAGAVSTSGAAAPLRRRADVLFDLEPR; from the coding sequence ATGAAGACCATACGCACCTTGATCCTGGGCGGCGCGCTCCTGGCCGCCGCCGGATGCGCCGCCACCGACGGGCCATTCCGGACCTTGCGAAAGCCCGTGGCGGCTGCGCCGGCGGTCTGCGCCGACTTCCAGGCCTCGCTCTATTTCGACCGCGACAGCGCCGCCCTGACGCGCGAGGCGCGGATGGTGCTCGACAACGCCAAAGTCCAGGCGCGCGATTGCACGGTGCGATCGGTGCGCGTCGTCGGGCTGGCCGACGCCGTGGGCGCGCCGGCGGACAACCTGGCGCTATCGCGTCGCCGCGCCGAAGCGGTGTCCCGGGCGCTAGCGCGGGTCGGCTTCGCTAAGGTGGATGTGGACATGGCCGCGGTGGGCGACGCGGGCGCGGTCTCCACGTCCGGCGCCGCTGCGCCTCTGCGTCGTCGCGCCGACGTGCTGTTCGACCTGGAGCCCCGCTGA
- a CDS encoding NADP-dependent malic enzyme, with protein MSDAERKTFTDAEALAFHRHPTPGKIAIVPTKPMATQRDLSLAYSPGVAVPVHAIAADPDMAYEYTSKGNLVAVISNGTAILGLGDLGALASKPVMEGKSVLFKRFGDVDSIDIEVSTKDPDEIITVVKNIGVTFGGINLEDIKSPECFRIETELQELLDIPVFHDDQHGTAIICAAGLINACHITGKKIEDVKVVLNGPGAAGIASLELIKAMGVRAENCIAVDSKGVLYRGRTEGMNQWKSAHAVETDKRTLAEAVVGADVLLGLSAKGAFTPEMIASMAPNPVIFAMANPDPEITPEEVKRVRKDAIMGTGRSDYPNQVNNVLGFPYIFRGALDVRARRVNHEMKIACAQALAMLAREDVPDEVAAAYHGRQLKFGPDYIIPSAFDPRLIWYVPPFVAQAAMDTGVARKPIADMDAYRAGLAQRLDPTAGFLQKISGSVLANPKRIVFAEGEDPSVIRAAYAYQSGGFGKAILCGRENLVHENMRLVGLDPETAGLEIINARLSDRNPDYVDALYARLQRQGYLKRDVQRLINQDRNSFAASMVTLGEADGMVTGVTRSFDQALEEVLRVVDPAPGGRIMGMSVVLAKGHTLFVADTNVTELPEAEELVEIACEAARAVRRLGFKPRVAFMSYSTFGNPMGLRSEKVREAVAMLDEMDVDFEYEGEMPPELALDPEKRANYPFMRLTDSANVLIMPAIHAASISTKLVQSLGGATVIGPVLLGLSKSVQIAPLSASVSKILNMAMMAAYDQPVDDGEG; from the coding sequence ATGAGTGACGCGGAACGCAAGACCTTCACGGATGCGGAGGCCCTGGCCTTCCACCGTCACCCCACCCCCGGCAAGATCGCCATCGTACCGACCAAGCCGATGGCCACCCAGCGCGACCTGAGCCTGGCCTATTCGCCGGGCGTCGCCGTGCCCGTGCACGCCATCGCCGCCGATCCGGACATGGCCTACGAATATACCTCCAAGGGCAACCTGGTGGCGGTGATCTCGAACGGCACCGCGATTCTGGGCCTGGGCGACCTGGGGGCGCTGGCCTCCAAGCCGGTGATGGAAGGCAAGAGCGTCCTGTTCAAGCGCTTCGGCGACGTCGACTCGATCGACATCGAGGTCAGCACCAAGGACCCCGACGAGATCATCACGGTGGTCAAGAACATCGGCGTCACCTTCGGCGGCATCAACCTGGAAGACATCAAGAGCCCCGAGTGCTTCCGCATCGAGACCGAGCTGCAGGAACTGCTCGACATCCCGGTGTTCCATGACGACCAGCACGGCACGGCGATTATCTGCGCGGCAGGCCTGATCAACGCCTGCCACATCACCGGCAAGAAGATCGAGGACGTGAAGGTCGTGCTGAACGGCCCCGGCGCGGCCGGCATCGCCTCGCTGGAGCTGATCAAGGCCATGGGCGTGCGGGCCGAGAACTGCATCGCCGTCGACTCCAAGGGCGTGCTCTATCGCGGCCGCACCGAGGGCATGAACCAGTGGAAGAGCGCCCACGCGGTCGAGACCGACAAGCGCACGCTCGCCGAAGCCGTGGTCGGCGCCGACGTGCTGCTGGGCCTGTCCGCCAAGGGCGCCTTCACGCCCGAGATGATCGCCTCGATGGCGCCCAACCCGGTCATCTTCGCCATGGCCAATCCCGATCCGGAGATCACGCCCGAAGAGGTCAAGCGCGTGCGCAAGGACGCGATCATGGGCACGGGCCGCAGCGACTATCCCAACCAGGTCAACAACGTCCTGGGCTTCCCCTACATCTTCCGCGGCGCGCTGGATGTGCGGGCCCGCCGCGTGAACCACGAGATGAAGATCGCCTGCGCCCAGGCCCTGGCCATGCTGGCGCGCGAGGACGTGCCCGACGAGGTCGCCGCCGCCTATCACGGCCGCCAGCTGAAGTTCGGCCCCGACTACATCATCCCGTCGGCCTTCGACCCGCGCCTGATCTGGTACGTGCCGCCGTTCGTCGCCCAGGCGGCGATGGATACGGGCGTGGCCCGCAAGCCGATCGCCGACATGGACGCCTATCGCGCCGGCCTGGCCCAGCGCCTGGATCCGACCGCCGGCTTCCTGCAAAAGATCTCCGGCTCGGTGCTGGCCAATCCCAAGCGCATCGTCTTCGCCGAGGGCGAGGACCCCAGTGTCATCCGCGCGGCCTACGCCTATCAGAGCGGCGGGTTCGGCAAGGCCATCCTGTGCGGTCGCGAGAACCTGGTGCACGAGAACATGCGCCTGGTGGGCCTGGACCCCGAGACCGCGGGCCTGGAGATCATCAACGCCCGTCTGTCCGACCGGAATCCGGACTACGTGGACGCGCTCTACGCGCGCCTGCAGCGCCAGGGCTATCTGAAGCGCGACGTCCAGCGCCTGATCAACCAGGACCGCAACAGCTTCGCCGCCTCGATGGTCACCCTGGGCGAGGCCGACGGCATGGTCACCGGCGTCACCCGCAGCTTCGACCAGGCCCTGGAAGAGGTGCTGCGCGTCGTCGACCCCGCGCCGGGCGGCCGAATCATGGGCATGTCGGTAGTGCTGGCCAAGGGCCACACCCTGTTCGTGGCTGACACCAACGTCACCGAACTGCCCGAGGCCGAGGAATTGGTCGAGATCGCCTGCGAAGCCGCCCGCGCCGTCCGCCGCCTGGGCTTCAAGCCGCGCGTCGCCTTCATGAGCTATTCGACCTTCGGCAATCCGATGGGCCTGCGCTCGGAGAAGGTGCGCGAGGCCGTCGCCATGCTCGACGAGATGGATGTCGACTTCGAATATGAAGGCGAAATGCCGCCCGAACTGGCGCTGGATCCTGAAAAGCGCGCCAACTATCCGTTCATGCGCCTGACCGACAGCGCCAACGTCCTGATCATGCCGGCCATTCACGCGGCCTCCATCTCGACCAAGCTGGTTCAGTCGCTGGGCGGCGCCACGGTGATCGGCCCGGTGCTGCTGGGCCTGTCCAAATCTGTGCAGATCGCGCCGCTCTCGGCCTCGGTGTCCAAGATTCTGAACATGGCGATGATGGCCGCCTACGACCAGCCGGTCGACGACGGCGAGGGGTGA
- a CDS encoding YdbH domain-containing protein codes for MMARPSTEPTADAPPQPVMAARRHARLVDLGLEAVSLSMMAFIATGLVVWSGRREISRELAEAWLSERGIEAAVQLEDVDATGFVGKVRLGPANAPIFAADRLEVAYDLSTPWSGQRFGIQTKAVRLVRPRVAATLDDKGLRLGALQPLIDEALKAPRRPDVPSPAVLVEDARLDLTTPGGRARITGDASLDAGQLLRLDARLAPLRHITPDLTINARGATVTARKRGDRLTLDVTLALDSLESAPGDLAATTARLSADLPYPDLVGRTARGPVKAQLSLRADAARLGDGQVEGMDANLSWNGRLDGGPQDVAFMGKGRAVLRGERLSTPSLTAREAFLALDLARVVGGRQDGRLRMRGATALDLRAGQAIAGGAAMRNLRASGSSDNVVLATDAEGVRLDGPLKIQANADRLAMGALALASARAMASGRFGQGPQGLTLNLDGEASGASGVSGPDAERLAALIPNPAYGAPVSQALRTFQLEAPGLGLEIAKGRTRVALSREARLAAPNGVLLTASAPNGLLVDAGPGGAQGGLRAALSGGGLPTVRLAAADWRATGGVMTSPLTLATEGFDLPPLRGIGGQIDGQARLAGGRFTLVTRQCAPITAKAYALGESPITNIKATLCPTAAPLVAAGPGGWSAALRFKDGEGDVASAQAHLQTIQGEAVLGGARGFQRAEVRVDSAAVADSAPERRFNPVLAKGRLALSDGLWTGGFQATTPVGAPLGEIRLRHIVATGRGQADIDASKLVFAPGGLQPAELSPMAAFAREAKGGARFTGVFAWDQAGATSRGRLVADKIDFTSPIGFVATLDGAIDFTSLAPLASAPNQTMRVVKIDSLVPLTGVESVFQLGAEVLHVSKATFEAAKGRVSIEPIDVPLGPDKTIKGAVVIEHLDLGELIAASSLADRIKIDAVVDGRLPFTFGPEGLRFQNGQVRAIQPGRLEIARTALSNVAASPADAPGAPPTQPPGQVNAIQDFAYQAMENLAFDQLEAGVNSTDNGRLGILFHVKGQHDPKVAEKARIGILDLLRGRAFDKRIALPAKTPVDLTLDTSLNFDELLDAWRRSFSGEAPDSPRSGPVQP; via the coding sequence GTGATGGCACGACCCTCGACCGAACCGACAGCAGACGCCCCGCCGCAGCCCGTCATGGCCGCGCGCCGCCATGCGCGCCTGGTGGATCTGGGCCTCGAGGCGGTGTCGCTGTCGATGATGGCCTTCATCGCCACGGGCCTCGTGGTCTGGTCGGGCCGCCGCGAGATCAGCCGCGAACTGGCCGAGGCCTGGCTGAGCGAGCGGGGCATCGAGGCTGCAGTCCAGCTGGAGGATGTCGACGCCACTGGTTTCGTCGGCAAGGTGCGCCTGGGTCCGGCCAATGCGCCGATCTTCGCCGCTGATCGCCTGGAGGTCGCCTACGACCTTTCGACGCCATGGAGCGGGCAGCGCTTCGGGATCCAGACCAAGGCCGTGCGCCTGGTCCGACCGCGCGTCGCCGCCACGCTCGACGACAAGGGCTTGCGGCTGGGCGCGCTGCAGCCGCTGATCGACGAGGCGCTGAAGGCGCCGCGGCGTCCGGACGTTCCCAGTCCGGCAGTGCTGGTCGAGGACGCGCGGCTGGACCTGACCACCCCCGGCGGCCGCGCGCGGATCACCGGTGACGCCAGCCTGGACGCCGGTCAGTTGTTGCGCCTGGACGCGCGTCTCGCGCCGCTGCGCCATATCACGCCGGACCTGACGATCAACGCCCGGGGCGCGACCGTCACCGCCCGCAAGCGCGGCGACCGACTGACCCTGGATGTCACCCTGGCCCTGGACAGCTTGGAGAGCGCGCCGGGCGACCTCGCCGCGACCACCGCCCGGCTCAGCGCCGACCTGCCCTATCCGGATCTCGTCGGCAGGACGGCGCGAGGCCCGGTGAAGGCCCAACTCTCGCTGCGCGCCGACGCCGCGCGGCTCGGCGATGGCCAGGTCGAGGGGATGGACGCCAATCTCTCCTGGAACGGCCGACTGGACGGCGGTCCGCAAGACGTCGCCTTCATGGGCAAGGGGCGGGCGGTTCTGCGCGGCGAGCGCCTGTCGACACCGTCGCTGACGGCGCGCGAAGCCTTCCTGGCTCTGGACCTCGCGCGCGTCGTCGGAGGCCGCCAAGACGGCCGCTTGCGCATGCGCGGCGCGACGGCTCTCGACCTGCGGGCCGGCCAGGCGATCGCAGGCGGCGCGGCCATGCGGAACCTGCGCGCCTCGGGATCGTCGGACAACGTGGTGCTGGCGACCGACGCCGAAGGCGTTCGCCTGGACGGTCCGTTGAAGATCCAGGCGAACGCCGATCGGCTGGCCATGGGGGCCCTGGCCTTGGCGTCCGCGCGCGCCATGGCCAGCGGCCGGTTCGGCCAGGGTCCGCAAGGCCTGACCCTCAACCTCGACGGCGAGGCGTCAGGCGCGAGCGGCGTTTCGGGACCTGACGCGGAGCGGCTGGCGGCCCTGATCCCCAACCCCGCCTATGGCGCGCCGGTGAGCCAGGCGCTACGCACGTTCCAGCTGGAGGCGCCGGGCCTGGGCCTTGAGATCGCCAAGGGACGAACGCGGGTGGCGCTGTCGCGGGAGGCGCGCCTTGCCGCGCCGAACGGCGTCCTCCTGACCGCCTCTGCGCCCAACGGCCTCCTGGTCGACGCCGGCCCGGGCGGGGCGCAAGGCGGCCTGCGGGCGGCGCTCTCCGGTGGCGGCCTGCCGACAGTGCGGCTGGCGGCGGCCGACTGGCGCGCGACGGGGGGCGTGATGACCTCACCGCTCACCCTCGCGACCGAAGGCTTCGACCTGCCGCCGCTGCGGGGGATCGGCGGCCAGATCGATGGCCAGGCCCGACTTGCCGGCGGCCGCTTCACCCTGGTCACGCGACAGTGCGCGCCGATCACCGCGAAAGCCTACGCCCTGGGCGAGAGCCCCATCACGAACATCAAGGCCACCCTCTGCCCGACCGCCGCGCCGCTGGTCGCCGCCGGGCCGGGCGGATGGAGCGCCGCCTTGCGTTTCAAGGACGGCGAAGGCGACGTGGCCAGCGCTCAAGCGCACCTCCAGACGATCCAGGGCGAGGCCGTGCTGGGCGGCGCGCGCGGCTTCCAGCGCGCGGAGGTGCGCGTCGACAGCGCGGCCGTCGCCGACAGCGCGCCGGAGCGGCGGTTCAATCCGGTCCTGGCCAAAGGACGGCTGGCGCTGTCGGACGGGCTCTGGACCGGGGGCTTCCAGGCGACGACGCCGGTCGGCGCGCCGCTGGGCGAGATCCGCCTGCGCCACATCGTGGCCACGGGCCGGGGGCAGGCCGATATCGACGCCTCGAAGCTGGTGTTCGCGCCGGGAGGCCTCCAACCGGCGGAGCTGTCGCCGATGGCCGCCTTCGCGCGCGAAGCCAAGGGCGGGGCCAGGTTCACCGGCGTCTTCGCCTGGGATCAGGCCGGCGCCACCAGCCGGGGACGCCTGGTCGCCGACAAGATCGACTTCACCAGCCCGATCGGCTTCGTCGCCACCCTGGACGGTGCGATCGACTTCACCAGCCTGGCGCCGCTGGCCAGCGCGCCGAACCAGACGATGCGGGTGGTGAAGATCGACTCGCTGGTGCCGCTCACCGGGGTCGAGTCGGTGTTCCAGTTGGGCGCGGAGGTGCTGCACGTCTCCAAGGCCACATTCGAGGCCGCCAAGGGGCGGGTCTCGATCGAACCGATCGACGTGCCGTTGGGGCCGGACAAAACCATCAAGGGCGCCGTCGTCATCGAGCATCTGGACCTCGGCGAGTTGATCGCCGCCTCGTCCCTGGCTGACCGCATCAAGATCGACGCCGTGGTCGACGGCCGCCTGCCCTTCACTTTCGGACCCGAGGGCCTGAGGTTCCAGAACGGCCAGGTCCGCGCGATCCAGCCTGGACGGCTGGAGATCGCCCGCACGGCGCTGTCGAACGTCGCCGCCAGCCCGGCCGACGCGCCCGGCGCGCCGCCGACCCAGCCGCCCGGCCAGGTCAATGCGATCCAGGACTTCGCCTATCAGGCCATGGAGAACCTGGCGTTCGACCAGTTGGAAGCAGGCGTCAACAGCACCGACAACGGACGGCTGGGCATCCTCTTCCACGTGAAGGGCCAGCACGATCCCAAGGTGGCTGAGAAGGCCCGGATCGGGATCCTGGACCTTTTGCGCGGCCGCGCGTTTGACAAGCGCATCGCCCTGCCGGCCAAGACGCCTGTGGACCTGACCCTCGACACATCGCTGAACTTCGACGAGCTTCTGGACGCTTGGCGGCGTTCCTTCTCCGGCGAAGCGCCCGACTCGCCCCGTTCAGGTCCGGTTCAACCGTGA